The DNA sequence CGATGACGATCTGACGGGCCTTCTGGATCTCGGCGCGCAGCAGGACGTCGGAGCGCGTGGCATCGCCGACGACCCCGGTGAACCCCTCCGCGTTGGCGATGTCGATCACCTTGGCGCTGGGGTCGACGATGACGACCTGCTCCTTGCTGAGGCCGGTGGCCAGAAGGGTCTGCAGGGCGGAGCGGCCCTTCGTGCCGAAGCCGACGACGACCGTGTGCTCGCGCAAGTTCTTCCTCCAGCGGCTGAGCCGCCACTCTTCCCTGGTCCGTTCGGTGAGGACTTCCAGGGTGGTGCCGACCAGGATGATCAGGAACAGCACGCGCAGCGGGGTGATCAGCAGGATGTTGACCAGCCGCGCGCTGTCGCTGTACGGGACGATGTCGCCGTAGCCGGTCGTCGACAGGGTGACGGTCGCGTAGTAGACGCAGTCGAGGAAGTCGACCTTCTCGTTGGCGTTGTCGTGGTAGCCGCCGCGGTCGATCCACACGATCAGGACCGTCAGGAACATCACGAACAGCGCCATCAACAGGCGCCGGGACACCTGCCGGAGCGGCTTTTCGACGATGCGCTTGGGCAGTTTGATGCGGCGCGAGACGAGTTTCTCGTCGGCGCCGCGTGCCATCGCGTCGGATCCGTGAAGTTTCACGTGAAACATCCCCCCGAGGCCCACGGGAGATCGAGGATCTCCAACTCCTGTCCGGATCGCGCCCCGTTCGGGGGCACGACGGCCAGCGCGTCCGCGGCGGCCACGCCGCGCAGCATCGCCGGGCCGTTGTAGCGCAGCGGTACGGCGTGGTCCTCGGTCAGCAGGACCGGTACGAGCCGGGTGTCGTGCGGGTGACCCGGTACGTCGCCCTCCACGGGCACCACGTACCGGGGGCGCGGACGCCGTCCGGCGAGGGCCCGCAGCAGCGGTTCGGCGAGGGTGAGCAGCCCGGAGACGGCGGCCAGCGGGTTGCCGGGCAGGCCCACCAGGTGACGGCTGTCGGGGCCGTCGCCGAGGCGGGCCAGCAGCATCGGGTGCCCGGGGCGTACGGCGACCCCGTCGACGAGCAGTTCGGCGCCGGCCCTGGCGAGCACGGGGTGGACGTGGTCGACGGGGCCGGAGGCGGTGCCGCCGGTGGTGATGACCACGTCGGCGGTGGAGTCGGTGACGGCCGCCAGCAGCGCCGCTGCGCCCGCCGGGTCGTCGCCGAGCCGCCGGACGGTGACGACTTCGGCGCCGAGCCGGGTCAGCCAGGGGCCCAGCATCGGGCTCAGCGCGTCGCGGATCAGGCCGTCGTGCGGGGGACCTTCGGTGAGCAGCTCGTCGCCGAGGACCAGGATCTCCACGCGCGGCCGGGGGCGGGTGGTCAGCTCGTCGTACCCGGCGGCCGCGGCGAGACCGAGGACGGCCGGGGTCACCAGAGAGCCCGCCGGCAGCAGGAGGTCGCCGGAGCGGCACTCCTGGCCGCGCGGGCGGATGTCCTGGCCGGTGGCGACGGGCCGCTCGGCGTACAGCAGGGTGCCGGACTCGCGGGAGTGCTCGCTGCGGATCACGGCGGTGGTGTCCGCGGGGATCCGGGCACCGGTGGCGATCCGTACGGCCTCGCCGTCCGCGAGGGGCGCGGGGCGCTCGCTCCCGGCCAGCGCGCTCTCGCCGGGGCGGACGGTCCAGGGGCCGGGCCCGGCGACGGCCCAGCCGTCCATCGCGGAGGTGTCGAAGGACGGCAGGTCGCCCAGGGCGTCGAGCGGCTCGGCCAGCACCTCGCCCAGGGCGGCCGCCAGGGGGACCCGGTGGGTGCGGCCGCGGACGGCCGCACCGGCGCGGGTCGCGGTCTCCCGGGCCCGGAGCCAGGTCGCGGCGCGGTGGCCGCCGGAGGCGCCGCCGCCGGTGCCGGTGCCGTTGGCGGAGTTGGCGGCGTCGGGGCGGGGGGCGCGGCTGACCAGCGCGAGGGCCTGGTCGAGGGCGCGGTCGGCGTCGGTGCCGGGGTCGGTGGTCATCCGGAGCCGGTCGCTTCGGGACCGGTGGCCTCGCGACCGGCGGCTTCCGCGGCTTCGCCTTCCGCGGCCCAGCGCAGGGCCAGTTCGGCGGCCTTGCGGGAGGCCTCGGCCACGGCCTGCTCGGGGTCGGCGCCGGTGGCTTCGGCGTGGGCCGCCGCGTAGCCGACGAGGAAGGTCGTCAGCGGGGCGGCGGGCCGGGCGACGCCGTGCGCGGCGTCACGGGCGAGGTCGAGCAGGGTCTTGGTGTCGACGGCGACGTCGATGCCCAGCTCGTTCTTGACGGCGGTGATCCATTGCTCCAGCACGGTTCCATGCTCTCTGATTCGGGCGCGGGCGGCGGCGAGATCGTCCCAGGTGTCGCAGTCGAAGGAGGCGAGCGGCGCGGTCGCGGTGACCGGGGCGAGGTCGAGCTCGGCGGTGAGGGCGCGCAGGGGGAGGCCGTTCACCGAGCCGTGTTCGGTGGCCAGCAGGGCGATTTCCCTGCGCAGGGGCTCGGCGCGGTACGCGGCGACCAGGGGCTGGTCGCGGCCGCCCGGGTCCCGGAGCAGGGCTCCGTCCCGGGCGCGCTGCTCGGGCGCGTCGAGGGCTCCGAGCAGGGAGTGGACCGTGTCCCGGTCCAGGAACGGCAGATCGGCGGAGAGTACGAGGACCAGCGGGGCGGTGGTGTGCCGCAGCCCGGCGTCCAGCGCGGCGAGGGGGCCGCCGCCCGGGGGGTCCTCCCGGGCCCAGTGCACGGGCCGGGACGTCTGCCTGCGGTCGGCTACGACGACGGTGGTGCGGGCGTCCGCGCAGGCGTCCAGGACGCGGTCGAGGAGGGGGCGGCCGCCGACGAGCAGGCCGGGTTTGTCGGCTCCGCCGAGTCGGCTTGCGGCGCCGCCGGCCAGGACGATGGCGTCGTAGGTCATTCCCCGAGTATGCGGGGGGTTGGGGCCGGATGGGCTGCGGCGTTTACCGGGTCCCTACCCGGTGGCCCGGTGGCCCGGTGGCCCGGTGGCCCGGTGGGCCGATGTGCCGCTGCGCGGGGCGGAGTGCCCGCTGCGACCGTTGCCGCTGCGCGGGGTGGAGTCCCCTACCCGCCCTTCCACCGTTCCCAGGGCTCTGCCCTGACCCGGTCCTCAAGCGCCGGACGGGCGGGAAGGGTGCCGGGCTGCGCCCGGACCCCCTGGGGCTCCGCCCCAGACCCCGGTCCTCAAACGCCGTACGGCTGAAAGCGGGGTACCCCGGACCCCTGGGGCCGCGCCCCGGGCCCCCGGCCTCGGCGGCGGGTGGATATGGGTCCGGGGCCGCCGTGGGCGGCCCCGGAGGGGTGGGGCGGGGTGGGGGTTAGAGGTAGGGGCCCGAGCGGATGGCGCCGTGGGGGCCGTCCTCGTCGTCCTCGTGGGAGGAGCCCGGCGGGAGGGCGCGGCGCATCTGTTCCAGCTGGGCCCGCGCCGCCATCTGCTGCGCGAACAGGGCCGTCTGGATGCCGTGGAACAGGCCTTCCAGCCAGCCCACCAACTGCGCCTGGGCGATCCGCAGTTCCGCTTCGGAGGGGATCGCCTCTTCTGTGAAGGGGAGGGAGAGCCGCTCCAGTTCCTCCACCAGCTCGGGAGCCAGGCCGTCTTCCAGCTCCTTCACCGACGCTGCGTGAATGTCCTTGAGACGGACCCGGCTGGCCTCGTCCAGAGGTGCGGCGCGTACCTCTTCCAGGAGTTGCTTGATCATGCTGCCGATCCGCATGACCTTGGCGGGCTGTTCGACCATCTCCGTCACCGGGACCTCGCGCGACTCGTCATCGGCGCCGCCGACCGGCATCCCGTCCTGCCCCACGATCAGGCCGGGCGGGGGGCTGTCCTGCGACCGTTCACTCCTCGGCATCTCCATGCCGTCATTCTCTCGCACACCTTCGTATTCACACGGTGTGCCCCCGCACGGGCGTGATCCACCCTGTGCGGGGGCACCAACCGGCACCGGATTCGTCAGACCTCGCGGCGGGCCAGCGCTCCGCTCGACCGGGTGACCAGGGCCGCCAGCAGGGCCGCGCCCACCGGGACCACGATCAGCAGCCCGCCCAGCGTGGTCCAGGGCACCGCGATCGGGATGTACGGGATGGCCTCGGTGGCCGCCTCGTAGCCGTTCTCGATGCCGTTGCGGACCAGGTCGGCCGCGGCCCGCCGTTCGGTGAGCCGGAGCCCGACCGCGGGCAGGATCCCGGCCGCCGAGCCGAGGACCACACCCATCAGGGCGACCACCCCGCACTGGAAGCCGCTGAGCGTGCGCCGCACCCGCGGCGGTGCGCCGACCGCCGCCAGGGTCTTCAGGTCGCCTTCGGCGTCCGCCTGGGCCAGGCCGGTGGCGATGCCGGCCGCGCCGATGGTGACGAGGCCCGCGAAGACGGTCAGGACGAGCATGACCAGGCTGTCGTCGCCCTCGTAGCCCTTCTCGATCCGGACGCTCGTGTCCACGCCGAGCTTGTCCAGGGCCCCCTCGAGGCGCTGGCGCTGCTCGGAGCTCGCGCCCCCGTCGAGGGTGAAGTACGAGCCGAAGGGGACGGTGGCGATGCCGGCGCTCTTCGCGGCCGCGGGCGGCAGCACCAGCTCCACGCCGTAGCCCTTCACCGATTCGGGCACCTGGTACGCGGCGAAGACCTTGTCCTTGCCGGGCGGCGGCTCATCGGGCGCGGCGCCGGGGGCGGACTCGCCCCGGCCCTTGAACAGCCGCACGGTGACCTTGTCGTCGCGCACGTTCTGCTTCTTGAAGGAGACGGCCTTGCCCGCCTTCAGCGCGGCCGCGGCGCCCGGGTCCTCGACGCCGAGGACGGTCATCAGCTTCGCGTCGGCGACGACCAGGGAGTACTGGACGCCGAAGCGGTCGTACTGGCACCGCCAGTCGGCCCGCAGCTTCTTCCGTTCGGCCAGGGAGAACGATTCCGGTCCGTTCACGGCCGAGTAGAGGGGGCAGCGCTGCTCCTTCGGGATGATGACCTCGGCCATCCCGCACTCCGCGTCGTCCCCGTACGGGGAGCAGCCCGGCTTGCCGACGACGAGCCGGTCCACGTCGGCCCGTACGGCCAGCGGGAGTTCCTTCGACAGGGTCTCGCGCACCGCGGGCACGTCCCGGTACGCGGTGAACTCGTTGCTCTCGATCAGGCCGGCGCCGTACGGGAGCTGGGCGACGTACTCGTGCCGCGCCTGGATCTCCCTGCTGTGCTGGTAGGTGGCCACGGCGACGGTGCCGGCGACGGCGGCCAGGACGGCGGCCACGGCCGGCGCGGTACGCCCCCGGTTGCGGACGGCGTCGCGCAGCGCCAGGCGGGGCGACAGCGGCAGCCACCGGCCGGCGCGGCCGAACAGGCCGACCAGGGTGGGGGTGAGGGCGACGACGCCGAGCTCGGCGATGGCGCTGCCGCCCGCGACGACGGTGGAGCCCATCTCGGAGACCGAGCCGAACAGGGCGATGGCGGCCCCGCCCGCGATGGCGATCAGGCCGAGCACGGGCAGCACCCGGTTGGCCCGGCGCACGCCGCGGCGGCCGGTGAGGGAGGCCAGCACGGTCTGCCGGGAAGCGTTGACGGCCGGGACGATGGCGGCCAGCAGGCCTGTCAGGATGGCGAGCAGGCCGATGGCGAGGAGTTCCAGCGGGCGGACGTCGAAGCTGCCGAACCGCTTGCCGATCGTGTCCTCCAGCACCGGGCGGAGCCCGACGGTGAGGGCGATGCCGATGACGGTGCCGATGACGGCCGCCGCGGCGCCGATGACGAGTCCGCCGGAGAGCACGATGGCCCGGATGTGCCGCCGGTCACCGCCGTTGGCGCCGACCAGGCCGAGCTGGCGGCGCGAGCGCCGGGCGCCGACCGCGAAGGCGGGTCCGGCCAGCAGGCAGATCTCCAGCATGGCGAGGCCGACGATGGTGGAGACGATGGCCAGTTCGGTGGCTCCGAGGCTGACGCCGGGCTGCCACATGTCCTTGGGCTGCTGGGTGTAGAGCGGCACCTCGGAGTCGGCCGGCGGGTCGAGCAGCACGACGCGCGATTCGACGACGAGGTGCAGCTTGGCGTTGGCCTCCTTGACCATGTTCCACGTGAAACCTTCGCCGCCGACCTTCACCAGGTACTCGTCCTGGGGGTCCAGCCCCGTGCCGCCGGCGGCCCTGCGGTCCCGGTCGAGCGGGGCCAGCAGGGTCCCCGGCAGGGCCAGGAGCTGTGAGTTGTGCAGGTTGTCGGGCATCTCGTAGACGCCGACGATCTTGTACGAGGTGGTCGACTCGCGCGGGGTCACGCTGGAGCCGAGGAAGTACCCGGACTCCTCCAGGAAGGCACCGGTGGCGAGGACCTCTCCGGGAGCCTGCGGCAGCCGGCCCCGCTCCAGCGTCCACAGGCCCTTGATCAGCGGGCTCGTCGGGTCCACCTCGCGGAGCTCGGCGTCCAGGATCCCGTAGCGGCTGCGGACCTTGGCGTAGGCCTTGCTGTCCTTGACGGCCTGCGCTCCGGCCGGGAATTCGGGCGCGGCGGCGGGCTTGTCCCGGCCGTCCGCGCTCTTTTCGTACTTCTCGTAGCCGCCGACCGGGGCGTAGCTCTGCGCGTCGGGGCTCTGGTAGAGCGGCGCGTCCATGTGGGGCGAGGTCAGCTTGGCGTCGGCGGCGCCGAGCACCCGGTCGAGGCGCTGCTCGGTGGAGAGCTCCGAGCTGCGGATGGTGAGGTCGACGGCGCTCACGCCGACGATCGGCAGGGCGATCATGGCCAGGACGAGGGCACTGCGGCCCTTGGAGCGCCAGGCGTCGCGGCGGGCTATCCGGATCGCCGCGATCCAGGAGTGGTACGAGGAGATCACTGAGCGGCCGCCTGCCCGGAGAGCAGGGAGTCGGCCTGGCTGCGCAGGGTCTCGTCGACGACGCTGCCGTCGCGCAGGAACACCACGCGGTCGGCCCACGCCGCGAAGCGCGGCTCGTGGGTGACCAGGATCCCGGCCGCACCGGCGTCGCAGCGCGAGCGCAGCAGGGCGAGTACGGATTCACCGGTCTCGGAGTCCAGGGCGCCGGTCGGCTCGTCGGCGAGGACCAGGCGGCGGTCGCCGACCAGTGCGCGGGCGATGGCCACGCGCTGCTGCTGGCCGCCGGACATCTCGTCGGGGAAGCGGTCGGCGAGCTGCCCGAGGTTCATCTCCTCCAGGGCCGAGAGCGCCGAGACGCGGGCCTTGCGGGCGGAGACTCCGTCGAGTTCGAGCGGCAGGGCGACGTTCTCGGCGGCGGTGAGGGCCGGGATCAGGTTGTAGTCCTGGAAGACGTACCCGATGCTGCGGCGGCGCAGGGCGGCCAGCTGCTTGCGGCTCGCGGTGGTGATGTCCGTGCCTTCGACGATCACCTTGCCGCTGCTCGGGGTGTCGAGTCCGCCGGCGAGGGTCAGCAGCGTGGACTTGCCGGACCCGGAGGGGCCCATGACGGCGACGAGTTCGCCGGGGTACACGGAGAGGTTGATCCCGCGCAGGGCGTGCACCTCGGTGGCGCCGCTGCCGTGGATGCGGACGAGCTGGTCCAGCTGCAATACGGGCTGGTCGGGCATGAAGGGTTCCCCCCTGGGACGTGGAGCGGTGGTTCAGACCCGCCGCGCGCGGGCGATACGGGAAAGAGACCGGTCGGTGTTGGTCGTGGGTGCGGTCGTGGGTGTGGTCGGGGCGGTCGTGGCCCCGGGGGCCGTGCCGTGGCCCTCGGGCGGTTCGGCCTCGGCCGGCGCACGCTCCCCGCGCGCGGACAGCCGTACCAGCCGGGACTCGCAGTGGTCGAGCCAGCGGGCCTCGGCCTCGGTCTGGAAGATCAGCTGTTCCAGGACCAGCAGCCAGGCGATGTCGTCGCGCTCGCTGCCGCGCCCGCTCTCGATGGCCGCGAGCGCCTGCGCCTTGAGCCGGGTGTAGTCCTGCATGGCCTGGACGGTGGCGTGCCGTTGGGCCTGGATGACGGCGCGGATGTCCACGCCGGTCGCGCCCACGGCCATGGCGAGCTTGATGGCGAGCTCGTCCCGGGGCGGGTTGGCCCGGTCGACGGGACGCTCGTACCACTCGCGCAGTTCGTGGCGCCCGGTCTCGGTGATGGCGTACAGGGTGTGCCCGGCCGTGTCCTCGCCGCCGGGGGCGACGAGGCCGTCGCGCTCCAGCCGGGCGAGCGTGGTGTACACCTGCCCGACGTTGAGCGGCCAGGTGGAACCGGTGCGGGACTCGAATTCGGTGCGCAGCTGGGAGCCGTACCGGGGGCCCCGTTCCAGCAGGGCGAGAAGGCCGTGGCGGATCGACATACTCAGTATGTATACCGAGTATGTATCGCTCCGCAACCATCCTGGGGCCTACGCCGCAAGGGGGACCCGGGGGCTACATGCCCCGGCGCAGCCGCATTCCCATGAATCCGAGACCCAGCCCCATCAGGGCGAATCCCGTTCCGAGCGGCAGTATGTGCGCGGCCAGGTCGGCGGCACGCTCGTTCGGCTCGGTGCCGAGCGCGCCGATCGCCTGGACCGCCGGGGGCTCGGAGGGGAGCGCGGGAACCGCCGCGAGCTGCTCGGTGCGCGGGTGCGCCGGGACGGGACGCGCGGCGAGCACGGTCTCGGGATTGGCGGGCGCGCCCACCGGCCGCCCGGGACGCTCCCGCCCGGCCCCGGCGGAACTCCCGGCCAGATCCTCGAAGGCCCGGTCGGCCGCGTCGGCCGCGTCGGCCACGGCCACGGGCGCGGCCACGGAAGCGCGGGCGGGCGCAGGGGCGAAGACGTGGGCGGAGGCGAACGGGAGGGCGGGGGCGAAGGCCGCACCGGGGGCGAAGGCAGAAGTGGGGGCGGAGGCCGAAGCGGAGGCCGGGGCGGACCCGGAGGCCGCGGCGTGCGCGGGCGCCGTGATCAGCAGCGTGGCGGTCGCCAACGCTGCCCCGGCGGTCCAGCGCAGCGCGCGGGCGTAGGTCACGGACTCAGATTTACATAACCGGACAAAACCGGCATCCCGTACAGGCCGTTCGGGATGCCGGCCCGCTCAGAAGGTCGGATTCTTCACGGATCCGGACCCGCACAGGCTCCGGTAGCCGGCGTCGTTGAACGCCGCGGCCTGTACGCCGACCCGGTCGATCCCGCGCTTGTCCTGGAGGGTGGTCTCCCAGGTCTGGCTCTTGCCGGCCCCGCGCTTGTTGAAGCGCCAGGGCCAGTCGTGCGAGCCGCCGCGGTGGTCCAGCGTGTAGAGCTGGACCCCCGCGACGCGGGCGTCGTCCGCGGTGTCCACGGACGTGAGCTTGATGTGGATGAGGGTGGAGCCGTTCAGCCAGGTCCAGTCGGCGCTGCCGTAGGCGCCGGTGGTGTCGCAGCCGGACGAGGCGCCGGCCGCCGAGGCGGGCGCGACGGCGAGCGCGCCCACCGCCAGCGCGGCGGCGGTGGCGGTGAGGACGCGGACGAGGCTGCGCGCGGGGTGGTGCAACAGGACTCCCGGAGGTGCGGCGGGTATGACCTGCGCGTATGTATCAGAGCCGCTGCCCGGCGGGCGAACTCCGTTCACTCCTCCGTGGAGCACCCCTCAGTGCCGGATCACTCCCGGATCACTCCCGGATCACTCCCGGATCACTCCGGGTCGCCGGTCGAGATGTACAGGGTGAAGGTGGTTTCCTTCGGGTCGATGGCCTCACCGTCGGCGGGGTACTGCTCCACGACGGTCCCCTCGCCGTAGATCGCCTCGTCCTTGGGCTTCGGGTCGTACTTCCAGCCGGCGGCCCGGATGCACGCCTTCACCGAGACCTCGTTCATGTACCGGAAGTCCGGCGCCGTCACCTTTCCGACCTGGGTGTGGTGCTTCGGTGCCTCCTTGCACTTGGACTCCGCGATCGTCCGCGAGAGGTCCGGCCCCTTGTGCCCGGCCTTCGCGGGGCCGGATGCCGAGGCGGACGCCGAGGTGGAGGAGCCCGGCGGCGTCGGCCCCGCCTTGTCCTTGTCGTCCCCGCCGAGGTCCAGCGCGGCGATCAGCCCGCCGATGGCCAGCAGCGCCACCACGACGGCGCCCACCACGACCGGGGTGTTCTTCTTCCGGGCACCCGCGGCCGGACCCTGACCGCCCTGACCGCCCTGACCGCCCTGCGGCGAGAGCGTGTACGGCGGCGGGGTCGAGGCGGAGTACGGGGCCGGGGTCTGCGCCTGCGGCTGGAAGTGCGAGGGCTGCTGCTGGTGCTGCTGGTGCTGCTGCGGGTACCCGTACGCCCCGGCCTGCGGCCCCGGCGGCGGCGTCGGCGCGTACGCGGACGGCACCGGGGTGTGCGGCGCCTGGTACGGCTGCTGCACCGAGTGCGGCGGCGCCTGCAGGGCGGAGTCCACCGGCGGGAACACGGCCGAGCCGAGCCCGGCGCCGCTGTTCGTCGGGTGCGAGCCCGGGACGATGACCGGGGCCCCGGCGTGCCCGGCGCTCGCCACCCGCGCGACCTCGTCGAGCATGGCGGCGGCGGTGGGGAAACGCTCGTTCGGGTTCTTCTTCAGGGCCCGCGCCACCAGGGCGTCCATCGCCGGGGTGACCGCGCGGTTGATGGAGGAGGGCGCGACGGGCTCCTCCTGCACGTGGGCGTACGCCATGCCCAGGGCCGAATCGGAGACGAAGGGGACCCGCCCGGTCAGCAGCTCGAAGAGCATGATGCCCACCGAGTACAGGTCGGAGCGTGCGTCCACGGCCCGCCCGAGCGCCTGCTCGGGGGAGAGGTACTGAGGGGTCCCGACGACCATGCCGGTCTGCGTCATCGAGGTGACCCCCGACTGCATGGCCCGCGCGATGCCGAAGTCCATGACCTTCACCACTCCGCGCCGCGTCATCATGACGTTGCCCGGCTTGATGTCGCGGTGGACCAGCCCCATCTCGTGGCTGCTCTCCAGGGCGGCCAGCACGTCGGCCGTCACCTTCAGCGCCTTGTCGGCCGGCATGGCCCCGTACTGCGTGATGTCGCCGTGCAGGACGGAGCCGAGCGGCTGCCCCTCGACGTACTCCATGACGATGTACGGCATCACCGCGCCGTCGGCCATCGAGGGGTTCGCGAAGGAGACGACGCCCTCACCGGTGTCGAATACCGAGACGATGTTGGTGTGCGACAGTTTCGCTACAGCCTGCGCCTCGCGGCGGAAGCGTTCGCGGAAGGACTGCTCGCGCCCGAGCTCGCTGTGCAGGGTCTTGATGGCGACCTGGCGGTCGAGTGCCGAGTCGTACGCGAGATAAACGGAGGCCATGCCTCCCTCGCCGAGCAAGTCCCTTAGCTGGTAACGGCCACCGGCCAGAGAGCCGCCTGCGTACTGGCCCTGAGTGCCGTCCTGGCTCATGACTGTTGCTTCCCCTCGGGTGTGTCCCTACGCCTCTGGCTGAGCGCATGTCGGCCTCAGTCTGCCGGAGGGCAAGCACACGTCAAGCCAGGTTCCCGTTCCGTGACCACAAGGCCACAGGGGGTCCACAGGCGGGCCGTGCCGTCGGGTGGCGGCGTCCTTGTCCGAACAGTGACCGGTTGCGAGGCTGTAGCGTTCGTCGGAGCACACGATGAGGACTACCGCTGAGCGGCGGCCGAGACAGACGACGGTGAGGACTGATGGCACCCGAACCCGAGGGAAGCGGCGCCGGGATGGCAGAGGGTCCTGAGCACTGGGGCGCGGGCGGCCTGGTGGGCGACGGCCGTTACCGGCTGACCCACCGTCTGGGCCGAGGCGGCATGGCGGAGGTCTTCGCCGCGGAGGACGTCCGGCTGGGCCGGACCGTCGCCGTCAAGCTGCTGCGCCCGGACTTGGCCGAAGACCCGGTGTCCAAGGCCCGCTTCACCCGCGAGGCGCAGTCGGTCGCCGGCCTCAACCACCATGCCGTGGTCGCCGTGTACGACTCGGGCGAGGACCGGGTCGGCCCGAACGTCGTCCCCTACATCGTCATGGAGCTCGTCGAGGGCCGCACCATCCGCGACCTGCTGATCAGCGCCGAGGCCCCGGGCCCCGACCAGGCGCTGATCATCACCTCCGGCGTGCTCGAAGCGCTCGCGTACTCGCACCAGCACGGCATCGTGCACCGCGACATCAAGCCCGCCAACGTGATCATCACGGACACCGGCGCGGTCAAGGTGATGGACTTCGGCATCGCGCGCGCCCTGCACGGCGCGCAGTCGACGATGACCCAGACCGGCATGGTCATGGGCACGCCGCAGTACCTCTCGCCCGAACAGGCCCTCGGCAAGGCCGTGGACCACCGCTCCGACCTGTACGCGACGGGCTGCCTGCTCTACGAACTCCTCTCGCTGCGTCCCCCGTTCACCGGGGAGACCCCGCTGTCGGTGGTCTACCAGCACGTGCAGGACGCGCCGATCCCGCCTTCGCAGCTGCCGGAGGGCGGGCACATCCCGCAGGAGCTCGACGGGCTCGTCATGCGCTCCCTCGCCAAGGACCCGGACGACCGGTTCCAGAGCGCCGAGGAGATGCGCGGGCTGGTCCAGTACGCCCTGCAGATGCTGCACGACCAGGGGGCCAACACCGGCACCTGGAACACCGGCCCGGTCACCATGGCGCTGCCGCACGGGCGCGGCCCGGCGCAGACCACGGCGATGGCGACGCCCGGCCAGGGCCAGCCGCCGTACGGCTCGCACTCCTCGACCTCGCAGTTCCAGCAGGCGATGGTGCCGCCGCTGAACCCGGACGACGGCTCCGCCTTCCCCGGCGGGGGCGGCAACGGCCACGGCGGGAACGGCGGCTACAACGGGCCCGGCGGCTACGACGACCGCCCCCGCGGCGGCAACTGGAAGCTGTGGCTGTTCGCGGTCCTCGCCGTCCTCGCGGTCGCGGGCGGCGTGGCGTACGCGGTCGACAACTTCGGCGGCGCCAAGAAGGACCCCGGCACGAGCGTGACCCC is a window from the Streptomyces sp. NBC_01244 genome containing:
- a CDS encoding potassium channel family protein, whose protein sequence is MFHVKLHGSDAMARGADEKLVSRRIKLPKRIVEKPLRQVSRRLLMALFVMFLTVLIVWIDRGGYHDNANEKVDFLDCVYYATVTLSTTGYGDIVPYSDSARLVNILLITPLRVLFLIILVGTTLEVLTERTREEWRLSRWRKNLREHTVVVGFGTKGRSALQTLLATGLSKEQVVIVDPSAKVIDIANAEGFTGVVGDATRSDVLLRAEIQKARQIVIATQRDDTAVLVTLTARQLNRGAKIVAAVREEENAPLLRQSGADAVITSASAAGRLLGLSVLSPSAGTVMEDLIQQGSGLDLIERPVNRSEVGKSVRDTNDLVVSVLRGHRLLPYDDPHASPLQLTDRVITIVRAVPPSSPPVVLGSAE
- a CDS encoding molybdopterin molybdotransferase MoeA; translated protein: MTTDPGTDADRALDQALALVSRAPRPDAANSANGTGTGGGASGGHRAATWLRARETATRAGAAVRGRTHRVPLAAALGEVLAEPLDALGDLPSFDTSAMDGWAVAGPGPWTVRPGESALAGSERPAPLADGEAVRIATGARIPADTTAVIRSEHSRESGTLLYAERPVATGQDIRPRGQECRSGDLLLPAGSLVTPAVLGLAAAAGYDELTTRPRPRVEILVLGDELLTEGPPHDGLIRDALSPMLGPWLTRLGAEVVTVRRLGDDPAGAAALLAAVTDSTADVVITTGGTASGPVDHVHPVLARAGAELLVDGVAVRPGHPMLLARLGDGPDSRHLVGLPGNPLAAVSGLLTLAEPLLRALAGRRPRPRYVVPVEGDVPGHPHDTRLVPVLLTEDHAVPLRYNGPAMLRGVAAADALAVVPPNGARSGQELEILDLPWASGGCFT
- a CDS encoding NTP transferase domain-containing protein, with product MTYDAIVLAGGAASRLGGADKPGLLVGGRPLLDRVLDACADARTTVVVADRRQTSRPVHWAREDPPGGGPLAALDAGLRHTTAPLVLVLSADLPFLDRDTVHSLLGALDAPEQRARDGALLRDPGGRDQPLVAAYRAEPLRREIALLATEHGSVNGLPLRALTAELDLAPVTATAPLASFDCDTWDDLAAARARIREHGTVLEQWITAVKNELGIDVAVDTKTLLDLARDAAHGVARPAAPLTTFLVGYAAAHAEATGADPEQAVAEASRKAAELALRWAAEGEAAEAAGREATGPEATGSG
- a CDS encoding bacterial proteasome activator family protein → MEMPRSERSQDSPPPGLIVGQDGMPVGGADDESREVPVTEMVEQPAKVMRIGSMIKQLLEEVRAAPLDEASRVRLKDIHAASVKELEDGLAPELVEELERLSLPFTEEAIPSEAELRIAQAQLVGWLEGLFHGIQTALFAQQMAARAQLEQMRRALPPGSSHEDDEDGPHGAIRSGPYL
- a CDS encoding ABC transporter permease, which encodes MISSYHSWIAAIRIARRDAWRSKGRSALVLAMIALPIVGVSAVDLTIRSSELSTEQRLDRVLGAADAKLTSPHMDAPLYQSPDAQSYAPVGGYEKYEKSADGRDKPAAAPEFPAGAQAVKDSKAYAKVRSRYGILDAELREVDPTSPLIKGLWTLERGRLPQAPGEVLATGAFLEESGYFLGSSVTPRESTTSYKIVGVYEMPDNLHNSQLLALPGTLLAPLDRDRRAAGGTGLDPQDEYLVKVGGEGFTWNMVKEANAKLHLVVESRVVLLDPPADSEVPLYTQQPKDMWQPGVSLGATELAIVSTIVGLAMLEICLLAGPAFAVGARRSRRQLGLVGANGGDRRHIRAIVLSGGLVIGAAAAVIGTVIGIALTVGLRPVLEDTIGKRFGSFDVRPLELLAIGLLAILTGLLAAIVPAVNASRQTVLASLTGRRGVRRANRVLPVLGLIAIAGGAAIALFGSVSEMGSTVVAGGSAIAELGVVALTPTLVGLFGRAGRWLPLSPRLALRDAVRNRGRTAPAVAAVLAAVAGTVAVATYQHSREIQARHEYVAQLPYGAGLIESNEFTAYRDVPAVRETLSKELPLAVRADVDRLVVGKPGCSPYGDDAECGMAEVIIPKEQRCPLYSAVNGPESFSLAERKKLRADWRCQYDRFGVQYSLVVADAKLMTVLGVEDPGAAAALKAGKAVSFKKQNVRDDKVTVRLFKGRGESAPGAAPDEPPPGKDKVFAAYQVPESVKGYGVELVLPPAAAKSAGIATVPFGSYFTLDGGASSEQRQRLEGALDKLGVDTSVRIEKGYEGDDSLVMLVLTVFAGLVTIGAAGIATGLAQADAEGDLKTLAAVGAPPRVRRTLSGFQCGVVALMGVVLGSAAGILPAVGLRLTERRAAADLVRNGIENGYEAATEAIPYIPIAVPWTTLGGLLIVVPVGAALLAALVTRSSGALARREV
- a CDS encoding ABC transporter ATP-binding protein — translated: MPDQPVLQLDQLVRIHGSGATEVHALRGINLSVYPGELVAVMGPSGSGKSTLLTLAGGLDTPSSGKVIVEGTDITTASRKQLAALRRRSIGYVFQDYNLIPALTAAENVALPLELDGVSARKARVSALSALEEMNLGQLADRFPDEMSGGQQQRVAIARALVGDRRLVLADEPTGALDSETGESVLALLRSRCDAGAAGILVTHEPRFAAWADRVVFLRDGSVVDETLRSQADSLLSGQAAAQ
- a CDS encoding PadR family transcriptional regulator; the protein is MSIRHGLLALLERGPRYGSQLRTEFESRTGSTWPLNVGQVYTTLARLERDGLVAPGGEDTAGHTLYAITETGRHELREWYERPVDRANPPRDELAIKLAMAVGATGVDIRAVIQAQRHATVQAMQDYTRLKAQALAAIESGRGSERDDIAWLLVLEQLIFQTEAEARWLDHCESRLVRLSARGERAPAEAEPPEGHGTAPGATTAPTTPTTAPTTNTDRSLSRIARARRV